Proteins co-encoded in one Grus americana isolate bGruAme1 chromosome 12, bGruAme1.mat, whole genome shotgun sequence genomic window:
- the LOC129211693 gene encoding homeobox protein CDX-1-like yields MYVSYLLDKETSMYPGSARCSSNNLPVQNFVSAPPYSDYMGYHHVPTLDTHGQPAGTWGSHYGPQREDWNAYGPGPSSTVAAAQINGSSPGQVSYSSADYSSLHPAGSGGLPPVETINTQQISPNSQRHSSYEWMRKTVQSTSTGKTRTREKYRVVYTDHQRLELEKEFHYNRYITIRRKSELAANLRLSERQVKIWFQNRRAKERKLMKKKMTHFDGSNLGSMPSDSGSVSPMPVPDQQTHSEMSSSLFPPPPPPPPLPMNGLQHNGNLQQVVASQ; encoded by the exons ATGTATGTGAGTTATCTTTTGGATAAAGAGACCAGCATGTATCCAGGATCTGCAAGGTGCAGCAGCAACAACCTGCCAGTGCAAAACTTTGTGTCTGCTCCACCCTATTCAGACTACATGGGATATCATCATGTACCAACTCTGGACACCCATGGACAGCCTGCGGGAACCTGGGGATCTCACTACGGCCCACAGCGGGAGGACTGGAACGCTTACGGCCCAGGACCTTCCAGCACGGTTGCTGCTGCACAAATCAATGGCTCGTCTCCTGGACAGGTCTCCTACAGTTCTGCTGATTACAGCTCCCTCCATCCTGCTGGATCTGGGGGGTTACCTCCTGTAGAAACAATTAATACACAGCAAATCTCTCCCAACAGCCAAAGGCACAGCTCTTACGAATGGATGAGGAAAACGGTGCAATCCACTTCTACAG GTAAAACAAGAACAAGAGAGAAGTACCGAGTGGTTTACACAGATCATCAGAGATTAGAATTAGAGAAGGAATTTCATTACAACAGATACATTACAATCAGGAGGAAGTCTGAACTTGCTGCAAACCTAAGACTTTCCGAGAGACAG gtGAAAATCTGGTTCCAGAATCGCAgagccaaagaaagaaaattaatgaagaagaaaatgactCATTTTGATGGCAGCAATCTTGGCTCTATGCCGAGTGACTCTGGCTCAGTGAGCCCGATGCCAGTTCCTGACCAACAGACTCATTCAGAAATGTCCAGTTCTTTAttcccacctccacctcctccacctccgctTCCCATGAACGGTTTGCAGCACAACGGGAACCTGCAGCAGGTAGTGGCCTCTCAGTAG